The Sulfitobacter sp. S223 genome has a window encoding:
- a CDS encoding LysE family translocator, producing the protein MIDPVILLAFIPAALALNVTPGPDMMLCLAQGLRSGRASAWAASAGVSVGSLVHVTVAGLGLGAVVAAFPWAFEVIRWIGVAYLLYLAVQAFRSSKMKAGAQGMRPLRAFRAGLFTNLSNFKVIWFVLAFIPQFVVPEAGPVFLQFLAFGAMIALGGFVINGLVGAFAGTLGARLVGSSKVLGYVTGSIYAALAARLAVME; encoded by the coding sequence ATGATTGATCCCGTTATCCTTCTGGCCTTTATCCCTGCGGCGCTTGCGCTGAATGTAACGCCAGGGCCGGATATGATGTTGTGTCTCGCGCAAGGTTTGCGTTCGGGGCGCGCGTCTGCTTGGGCCGCAAGTGCGGGCGTCAGCGTTGGCTCCTTGGTGCATGTTACTGTAGCGGGCCTTGGGCTGGGTGCAGTCGTCGCCGCATTTCCTTGGGCGTTCGAGGTTATCCGTTGGATCGGAGTTGCATATCTTTTGTATCTCGCGGTGCAGGCGTTCCGCAGCAGTAAGATGAAAGCGGGCGCGCAAGGCATGCGTCCCCTGCGCGCATTTCGCGCAGGCCTCTTTACAAACCTGAGCAATTTCAAAGTGATCTGGTTCGTTCTTGCCTTCATTCCACAGTTTGTTGTGCCTGAGGCAGGACCAGTATTTTTGCAATTCCTTGCCTTTGGGGCGATGATTGCGCTGGGCGGGTTTGTGATAAACGGTTTGGTCGGTGCTTTTGCGGGAACATTGGGTGCGCGGCTTGTCGGTTCTAGCAAAGTTCTGGGCTATGTTACCGGCAGCATTTACGCCGCTCTGGCCGCGCGGCTGGCCGTGATGGAGTAG
- the moaB gene encoding molybdenum cofactor biosynthesis protein B: MSKIDETKEFIPVRIAVLTVSDTRSMAEDRSGDVLVARIDAAGHHLAERKIVQDERTDIAEQLRTWCADPQIDVVISTGGTGLTGRDVTVEAHRDVYEKEIDAFGTVFTIVSMQKIGTSAVQSRATGGVANGTYLFALPGSPGACKDAWDEILLMQLDYRHRPCNFVEILPRLDEHHRRK, from the coding sequence ATGAGCAAGATAGACGAGACCAAAGAATTCATACCGGTGCGCATTGCCGTACTGACGGTATCGGACACGCGCAGCATGGCCGAAGACCGCTCCGGCGACGTTCTGGTCGCGCGTATCGATGCGGCGGGCCATCATCTTGCAGAGCGGAAAATCGTACAGGACGAGCGGACGGACATCGCAGAGCAATTGCGGACATGGTGTGCCGATCCACAGATCGACGTGGTGATTTCTACCGGGGGGACGGGCCTGACTGGCCGCGACGTCACGGTAGAGGCGCACCGTGACGTGTATGAGAAAGAGATTGATGCTTTCGGGACGGTTTTCACGATTGTGTCGATGCAAAAGATCGGAACCAGTGCCGTGCAGTCGCGCGCGACTGGCGGGGTCGCGAACGGGACATACCTATTTGCACTGCCCGGCAGCCCTGGCGCCTGTAAGGATGCATGGGATGAAATTCTTCTTATGCAGCTCGATTACCGACATCGCCCCTGCAATTTTGTAGAAATTTTGCCACGTTTAGATGAGCATCATCGCAGAAAATAA
- a CDS encoding efflux RND transporter periplasmic adaptor subunit, translating to MRFLRQSMIGLFLASVTLGLLVWAVQMIGGAVQTRMADSPAAPPARERVFTVNVITAESGTHTPFIESFGEIASRRTLELRAAEGGRVIGLADEFQDGGTVRAGDVLVQLDPVDAEAAVQRAEADLADAQAEGRDAARGLELARDELAAAQDQADLRDKAAKRQSDLAGRGVGTAAATETADLAASAARQAVLSRRQAVAQAEARVDQAATSTARAEIALAEAQRRLDDTILTAPFNGTLSATVVVEGRLVSANERLAELIDPDDLEVSFRLSTAQYARLLDERGAVLKAEVRVTLDVAGVDLEARGFVTRTSAAAGEGLTGRLVFASLNSVSGFKPGDFVTVQVQEPALENVIRLPASSVDAGGNVLVLAAEDRLEAITVEILRRVGDDVLVRGDILGREVVEARSPLLGAGIAVKPLRKSTQKQSEPEMLELTEARRAKLVAFIEGNARMPEEAKARVLAQLAERQVPAQMVERIESRMGG from the coding sequence ATGCGGTTCTTGAGACAAAGTATGATCGGCCTGTTTTTGGCCTCTGTGACTCTGGGCTTGCTGGTTTGGGCGGTTCAGATGATCGGTGGGGCCGTGCAAACGCGCATGGCTGACAGTCCTGCCGCGCCGCCGGCTCGCGAGCGTGTTTTTACTGTGAACGTCATCACAGCCGAATCTGGAACACACACACCTTTTATTGAAAGCTTTGGTGAGATCGCCAGCCGCCGTACGCTGGAATTGCGCGCAGCAGAAGGCGGTCGAGTGATTGGTCTTGCGGATGAATTCCAGGACGGTGGCACAGTGCGCGCTGGCGATGTTCTGGTGCAGCTTGATCCGGTAGACGCCGAGGCCGCAGTGCAGCGTGCTGAAGCCGACCTCGCTGATGCGCAGGCCGAAGGACGCGATGCCGCGCGCGGCCTTGAACTGGCGCGTGATGAACTAGCCGCCGCGCAGGATCAGGCCGATTTGCGCGACAAAGCCGCCAAGCGGCAATCGGATCTTGCGGGTCGTGGCGTTGGCACAGCGGCGGCAACAGAAACAGCAGATCTTGCAGCCTCGGCTGCGCGGCAGGCGGTGTTATCGCGCCGTCAGGCTGTCGCGCAAGCAGAGGCCCGTGTGGATCAGGCCGCAACGTCAACGGCTCGGGCGGAAATCGCGCTTGCCGAAGCACAGCGTCGGTTGGACGACACGATTCTTACTGCGCCTTTCAACGGCACGCTCAGTGCTACGGTAGTGGTCGAAGGTCGCTTGGTCAGCGCCAACGAAAGGTTGGCAGAGCTGATAGATCCCGATGATCTCGAGGTTTCGTTTCGCTTGTCCACAGCTCAATACGCGCGCTTGTTGGATGAACGCGGTGCGGTTTTGAAGGCCGAAGTGCGTGTGACGCTTGACGTTGCTGGCGTTGATCTTGAGGCACGCGGTTTCGTGACGCGCACCTCCGCCGCAGCGGGCGAGGGGCTGACCGGTCGGCTTGTTTTCGCGTCACTCAATAGCGTGAGCGGCTTTAAACCGGGTGATTTTGTTACCGTGCAGGTGCAAGAGCCCGCACTTGAGAACGTGATCCGCCTGCCAGCCTCATCTGTGGATGCCGGTGGTAATGTCTTGGTGCTTGCGGCTGAAGACAGGCTTGAAGCCATCACTGTAGAAATATTGCGTAGGGTAGGTGACGACGTGTTGGTGCGCGGTGATATTCTCGGCCGCGAAGTGGTCGAGGCGCGTTCACCCCTGTTAGGGGCAGGTATCGCGGTCAAACCATTGCGCAAAAGCACACAGAAGCAGTCAGAGCCTGAGATGTTGGAGCTGACAGAGGCGAGGCGCGCAAAACTGGTGGCATTTATCGAAGGCAACGCCCGGATGCCAGAAGAAGCAAAAGCCCGCGTGTTGGCGCAACTGGCCGAACGTCAGGTCCCGGCCCAGATGGTCGAACGGATCGAAAGCCGGATGGGAGGCTAA
- a CDS encoding efflux RND transporter permease subunit gives MARAIPKTAGGILSYFTRHKTVANLLLVLMLVAGFAAAPNMRAQFFPDVIVDNVSVSTVWTGAGAEDVDEAISQVLETALLGIEGVEGSNSSSREGNSVITLEFEPDWDMARAAADVQTAVDAITTLPEEAEEPTVRRGAWRDRVTDVVITGPVAPEQLGRFADEFVTRLFAAGVTRTTIKGVAAPQTLVEVPSSKLVSYDVTMAEIAAVIAAEVDADPAGDVDGANARVRTGTAKRTPQEIAGITLRSNADGSKLLVGDVAAVFSEGIDRNMSFFVGKDPAMTVRVDRSDRGDAIGIQEQVEAVAAELQSSLPASVSVELIRTRAEAITGRLDLLIDNGLVGLGLVMALLFLFLNARTAFWVAAGIPVAMGAAIAFMYLGGLTINMISLFGLIITLGIVVDDAIVVGEHADHRYRLGGMSAAEAAEGAAQRMAMPVFAATLTTVIAFFGLVAVGGRFGGLIADIPFTVIAVLIASLIECFLILPNHMHHALAGIEKRAKFSMVKLVLGGIVSAIVTTVLITALIFGVIYSFLWLTGADVTQAYGLLSGSAVALAGVTLVLLIGYLLSRPARLRALVQAVGRHGIDTPSVVVNGGFVWVRERLFRPFMAGVIAARYAVLAGVIVVLASQISLFIRGDVQWRFFNAPERGSVTGNFIMAEGATRADTIEMMREMQRATDAVAAQLEAEHGVNPLDYVMAQIGGNSGRGLDAAEGKDGDLLGGISIELIDADLRPYSSFAFVAQLQDEVVNHPLAEAVSFRGWRSGPGGDALDVQFYGAQTQTLKDASEALQAALLQYPEVSALQDNLAYDKEELILDLTPQGQALGFTIDQLGRVLRNRLGGIEAATYPDGPRSATIRVELPEGELTADFLDRTQMRTPAGNYVALGDIVSVQQRTGFSTVRRENGIRLISVTGDISEDDAARASEINQALAEDILPRIASELQVEYRLAGLSEQENEFLADALTGLILCLTGILLVLAWVFGSWTRPLVVMAIIPFGLVGTIYGHNAWDVPLSMFTVVGLLGMTGIIINDSIVLVTTIDEYAAERGLFPSIIDGAADRLRPVMLTTLTTVLGMAPLLFERSQQAQFLKPTVITLVYGLGFGMLLVLLVVPALIAMQHDVGRQITAMRRGLRARARGLQLGLAGLWLLILGWGALTLGYAALWGSLYAPVAAIFPMLARLSTMAAGFVLFISGAAVVAVFGYVLGALVMMLRKRRMVAGE, from the coding sequence ATGGCGCGCGCAATTCCCAAAACCGCCGGCGGTATCCTTTCGTATTTCACACGCCACAAAACCGTGGCCAACCTGTTGCTGGTGCTGATGTTGGTCGCTGGATTTGCGGCTGCACCAAATATGCGGGCCCAATTCTTTCCCGATGTGATTGTGGATAATGTTTCGGTCAGTACGGTTTGGACGGGCGCTGGCGCCGAGGATGTAGATGAAGCTATCAGCCAAGTGCTGGAGACAGCGCTACTGGGGATCGAGGGTGTAGAAGGTTCGAATAGTTCCTCACGTGAGGGGAACAGCGTCATCACACTGGAATTCGAACCAGATTGGGATATGGCGCGCGCAGCGGCCGATGTTCAAACTGCGGTGGATGCGATCACGACCCTACCCGAAGAAGCAGAGGAGCCGACCGTAAGGCGTGGCGCATGGCGTGATCGCGTGACGGACGTTGTGATCACCGGCCCTGTCGCCCCCGAACAATTGGGCCGCTTCGCGGATGAATTTGTCACCCGACTGTTTGCTGCAGGGGTGACACGGACCACCATTAAGGGGGTCGCGGCACCGCAAACACTGGTGGAAGTCCCTTCGTCCAAGCTTGTTTCCTATGACGTTACAATGGCAGAGATAGCGGCTGTCATTGCGGCAGAGGTCGATGCGGACCCAGCGGGCGATGTGGACGGCGCCAATGCGCGGGTGCGGACCGGTACAGCCAAACGCACGCCGCAAGAGATTGCAGGCATTACGCTGCGCTCCAATGCCGATGGGTCCAAACTGCTGGTCGGTGATGTCGCCGCAGTTTTCTCTGAAGGTATCGACCGCAACATGAGCTTTTTCGTCGGCAAAGATCCGGCCATGACCGTTCGGGTGGACCGCTCTGACAGGGGGGATGCAATTGGCATTCAGGAACAGGTAGAGGCAGTCGCGGCAGAGCTACAGTCAAGCCTGCCCGCCAGCGTTTCGGTAGAGCTGATCCGGACCCGTGCAGAGGCCATTACCGGCCGCCTTGATCTGCTGATTGATAACGGGCTGGTTGGGCTTGGCCTTGTGATGGCCTTGTTGTTTCTGTTTCTGAATGCGCGCACGGCTTTCTGGGTCGCTGCGGGTATTCCTGTGGCGATGGGCGCCGCGATTGCCTTCATGTATCTGGGCGGTCTGACCATCAACATGATCTCGCTTTTCGGTCTGATCATCACCTTGGGTATCGTGGTTGATGATGCCATCGTTGTCGGGGAGCATGCCGATCACCGGTATCGCCTCGGCGGGATGAGCGCGGCTGAGGCCGCCGAAGGAGCTGCGCAGCGCATGGCCATGCCAGTGTTCGCCGCCACACTGACCACGGTCATTGCGTTTTTCGGGCTTGTGGCTGTTGGAGGGCGCTTTGGCGGGTTGATCGCGGACATTCCTTTTACAGTGATCGCCGTTCTAATTGCATCGTTGATCGAATGTTTTCTGATCTTGCCGAACCACATGCATCACGCGCTTGCCGGCATTGAAAAACGTGCAAAGTTTTCGATGGTAAAGCTGGTGCTGGGCGGAATTGTCAGCGCAATCGTTACAACGGTCCTGATAACTGCGCTGATTTTTGGTGTGATCTACAGCTTCCTTTGGCTGACAGGGGCAGATGTGACGCAGGCCTATGGCTTGCTATCGGGCAGCGCAGTCGCGCTTGCCGGGGTGACGCTGGTTCTTTTGATCGGCTATTTGCTAAGCCGCCCCGCTCGGTTACGCGCGCTTGTTCAGGCTGTTGGGCGACACGGAATCGATACGCCGTCAGTCGTGGTGAATGGGGGCTTCGTCTGGGTGCGCGAGCGGCTGTTCCGCCCCTTCATGGCGGGGGTGATTGCAGCGCGTTATGCTGTTTTGGCGGGGGTCATTGTTGTACTGGCGAGCCAGATTTCGCTGTTTATCCGTGGCGATGTGCAGTGGCGGTTCTTTAACGCGCCTGAACGCGGGTCGGTCACCGGCAACTTTATCATGGCCGAAGGCGCCACACGTGCCGATACCATCGAGATGATGCGCGAAATGCAGCGTGCAACAGACGCAGTTGCCGCGCAACTGGAGGCCGAGCACGGGGTAAATCCGCTTGATTATGTCATGGCGCAAATTGGCGGTAACAGCGGACGGGGTTTGGATGCTGCCGAAGGTAAAGACGGTGATTTGCTCGGGGGGATATCTATCGAGTTGATTGACGCTGACCTGCGGCCCTACTCAAGCTTCGCTTTTGTTGCGCAGCTACAGGATGAGGTGGTGAACCATCCCCTGGCAGAAGCGGTGAGCTTTCGTGGCTGGCGCTCTGGACCGGGCGGAGACGCGCTGGATGTGCAATTCTACGGGGCGCAGACACAAACGCTGAAGGATGCCTCAGAAGCGCTGCAAGCTGCCTTGCTGCAATATCCCGAAGTCAGCGCGTTGCAGGACAATCTGGCCTACGACAAAGAAGAACTGATTCTTGATCTGACGCCGCAGGGGCAGGCACTGGGTTTCACCATTGACCAGTTGGGCCGCGTGTTGCGTAACCGTCTGGGAGGGATCGAGGCCGCTACTTATCCCGATGGGCCGCGCTCTGCCACCATCCGGGTGGAGCTGCCGGAGGGCGAGCTGACAGCCGATTTTCTGGACCGCACGCAAATGCGCACGCCAGCGGGAAATTATGTGGCGCTGGGCGACATTGTTAGTGTGCAGCAGCGCACGGGCTTTAGCACCGTACGGCGCGAAAATGGTATCCGGCTGATCTCGGTGACGGGCGACATTTCAGAGGATGATGCCGCGCGCGCTTCTGAAATCAATCAGGCATTGGCCGAGGATATCCTGCCGCGCATCGCTTCCGAGCTACAGGTCGAATATCGTCTCGCTGGTTTGAGCGAGCAGGAGAACGAGTTTCTTGCCGATGCGCTGACCGGTTTGATATTGTGTCTGACGGGTATTCTTTTGGTGCTCGCATGGGTTTTTGGGAGCTGGACCCGTCCATTGGTGGTCATGGCCATCATCCCCTTTGGACTGGTTGGAACGATTTACGGTCATAACGCGTGGGACGTGCCGCTGAGCATGTTTACCGTGGTTGGGCTGTTGGGCATGACGGGTATCATCATCAACGATTCCATCGTGCTGGTGACGACAATCGACGAATATGCCGCTGAGCGTGGCTTATTTCCGTCCATCATTGACGGGGCGGCAGACCGTTTGCGGCCGGTGATGCTGACAACGCTGACAACAGTTCTGGGCATGGCACCGCTGTTGTTCGAACGCAGCCAGCAGGCGCAATTTTTAAAACCGACGGTCATTACACTGGTGTATGGTCTTGGCTTCGGCATGCTGCTGGTACTGCTGGTCGTGCCCGCGCTGATCGCTATGCAGCATGACGTGGGGCGGCAGATCACAGCAATGCGCCGCGGACTGCGTGCGCGGGCGCGTGGCTTGCAGCTTGGGTTGGCAGGTTTGTGGCTGCTGATCTTGGGCTGGGGCGCGTTGACGCTGGGCTATGCTGCATTGTGGGGCAGTCTTTATGCGCCTGTTGCTGCGATCTTTCCGATGTTGGCCCGCCTGTCGACGATGGCCGCAGGGTTCGTGCTGTTCATAAGCGGTGCCGCGGTTGTTGCGGTATTTGGCTATGTGTTGGGCGCGTTGGTCATGATGCTGCGCAAGCGTCGCATGGTCGCCGGCGAATAG
- a CDS encoding protein-disulfide reductase DsbD domain-containing protein, which translates to MIKHFLLATTLFALVSPAAAEDPVGLPVTAHLIDGWQQADGTRISAIQLTLAPGWKTYWRAPGDAGIPPEFSWKGSRNLRGVSVSWPTPKVFEQNGMRSVGYSNQVVLPLAIAPKQAGTPIDINLHMDIGVCKDICVPQTLSLSGTLDAKGSAPVASIAAALAEQPYTASESGAKGVTCALSPSEDGLKITAKLALPSTGGPEHVVIEAGRPDIWVSEPVTSRSGNILTASAEMVSNGASGFAIDRSAIRFTVLGSSHAVDLRGCTPG; encoded by the coding sequence ATGATAAAGCACTTCCTTCTGGCCACCACGCTATTTGCCCTTGTCTCACCTGCTGCAGCAGAAGATCCCGTTGGTCTGCCCGTGACCGCGCACCTCATTGACGGTTGGCAACAGGCGGACGGTACCCGCATCAGCGCCATTCAACTGACGCTTGCGCCTGGTTGGAAAACCTACTGGCGTGCGCCCGGTGATGCAGGCATCCCGCCCGAATTCAGCTGGAAAGGCTCACGCAACTTGCGCGGCGTCTCGGTCAGCTGGCCAACACCGAAGGTATTTGAGCAGAACGGTATGCGCTCTGTCGGGTATAGTAATCAGGTGGTACTGCCCCTTGCCATTGCCCCCAAGCAGGCAGGCACACCGATTGATATCAACCTGCACATGGACATCGGGGTCTGCAAAGACATCTGTGTTCCGCAAACCCTGTCGCTATCCGGCACTCTGGATGCCAAAGGCAGCGCGCCTGTTGCCAGCATTGCTGCGGCTCTAGCAGAACAGCCCTACACCGCGTCCGAGAGCGGCGCAAAAGGTGTGACCTGCGCGCTCAGCCCGTCCGAGGACGGGTTGAAGATCACCGCCAAACTTGCCCTGCCCTCCACTGGTGGCCCGGAGCATGTGGTGATCGAAGCAGGACGCCCCGATATCTGGGTCTCTGAACCCGTCACAAGCCGGTCAGGCAACATTCTGACTGCCAGCGCAGAGATGGTATCGAACGGAGCGTCAGGCTTCGCCATCGACCGGTCTGCTATCCGCTTTACGGTTTTGGGATCTTCGCACGCGGTTGATCTGCGTGGCTGCACACCGGGCTAA
- a CDS encoding YqgE/AlgH family protein — MNLAGQLLIAMPGMGDPRFARSVVFLCAYSEEGAMGFIVNKYLDDMTLADVLERMDMGSAEVVLQDPVYFGGPVQIERGFVLHMDESRQSPEPLIIPGGYVLTATQDILKDIGTGVGPEPFLFALGYAGWGAGQLDAEIAENGWLTAPATPELVFSADRETLWETALQSIGIDPLTLSSASGRA, encoded by the coding sequence ATGAATTTGGCAGGACAGCTTCTGATTGCGATGCCGGGGATGGGTGATCCAAGGTTCGCCCGCTCTGTTGTTTTTCTGTGTGCCTACTCCGAAGAAGGCGCCATGGGCTTTATCGTTAATAAGTATCTGGACGACATGACGCTCGCGGATGTGTTGGAGCGGATGGACATGGGGAGCGCTGAAGTCGTTCTGCAAGACCCCGTGTACTTCGGCGGGCCGGTGCAAATCGAACGTGGCTTTGTTTTGCACATGGACGAAAGCCGGCAGTCACCGGAACCTTTGATTATTCCTGGTGGCTATGTTCTGACCGCCACACAAGATATCCTGAAAGACATCGGCACTGGTGTTGGCCCTGAACCGTTTCTGTTTGCATTGGGGTATGCGGGTTGGGGGGCTGGCCAACTGGACGCAGAGATCGCGGAAAACGGATGGCTCACAGCGCCTGCAACGCCGGAACTGGTCTTTTCGGCAGATCGTGAGACCTTGTGGGAAACCGCGCTTCAGAGCATCGGCATAGATCCTCTTACCCTGTCTTCCGCTTCTGGCCGTGCTTAG
- a CDS encoding L-threonylcarbamoyladenylate synthase yields MSPATLRLHPDTEGLDRAAKLFASGALVAFPTETVYGLGADATQGKAVAAIYEAKGRPSFNPLIVHLADTAAAQALVEWNTQADILARAFWPGPLTLVLPLRADHGLSPLVTAGLPTVGLRVPAHPAARALLAKFGGPVAAPSANPSGRISPTTADHVLAGLDGRIAAVLDDGPCTVGLESTIIGFDGPHAVLLREGGLPPEPIEAALGSRLIQPSGTTITAPGQMSSHYAPRGSLRLNATSAGAGEHMLGFGPVKGDLSLSESGDLVEAAANLFGHLHQLDTLGGPIAVAPVPMNGLGRAINDRLRRAAAPRD; encoded by the coding sequence ATGTCCCCAGCAACCCTTCGGCTACATCCCGATACAGAGGGGCTGGACCGAGCAGCAAAGCTTTTTGCCAGTGGGGCGCTTGTCGCTTTTCCTACAGAAACTGTCTACGGGCTTGGCGCGGATGCCACGCAGGGCAAGGCCGTGGCCGCGATCTATGAGGCCAAGGGCCGCCCGTCATTCAACCCGCTCATCGTGCATCTGGCCGACACCGCAGCAGCCCAAGCCCTTGTGGAGTGGAACACACAGGCGGATATTCTGGCTCGCGCATTCTGGCCGGGGCCGCTCACACTTGTCCTGCCTTTGCGCGCGGATCACGGGCTGTCGCCTCTGGTCACAGCGGGGCTGCCCACAGTAGGCCTGCGGGTACCGGCCCATCCAGCAGCCCGGGCGTTGCTTGCAAAATTTGGTGGGCCGGTTGCAGCACCATCGGCCAACCCCTCGGGCCGGATCAGCCCGACGACGGCCGATCATGTGCTGGCGGGTCTGGACGGACGCATCGCCGCCGTTCTGGACGACGGACCCTGCACTGTCGGGCTGGAAAGCACCATCATCGGATTTGATGGCCCACATGCCGTGCTGCTGCGTGAAGGGGGCCTTCCGCCAGAACCGATTGAGGCCGCCCTAGGTTCCCGGCTTATCCAGCCAAGCGGTACGACCATCACCGCCCCGGGACAAATGTCATCCCATTACGCCCCACGCGGCAGTTTGCGTCTTAATGCCACAAGTGCAGGCGCGGGCGAGCATATGCTGGGCTTCGGGCCGGTGAAAGGTGATCTGTCCCTGTCAGAAAGCGGTGATCTAGTTGAGGCTGCGGCAAATCTATTTGGCCACCTGCACCAGCTTGATACGTTGGGAGGCCCGATCGCCGTAGCACCAGTGCCCATGAACGGGCTCGGCCGCGCGATTAATGATCGCTTGCGCCGTGCTGCCGCCCCCCGTGACTAA